ACCGTGACCGGACGATACGCGAAACGTATCTTTACCTGCTTTTCAATGGCCGACAAAGCCTTTCGTACGTCCTGATTTTCAACATTAATCGTCACTCTCCGACTGAGTATTTCCTGAGCAAGGGCCTCATGGGCCAATGACACACCCGCAAAGACCACTGCCAGCACACATTGTATCAACGAGATTTTCATGAGATGATACACAAGGGGTTTAAAACGTACCTTTTTTTTCATTAGATTTGATTGTTTTTGTGAAAACTATGAGCAAAAACACCTCCTTCACGTCTTTACAGGCGCTTGCTGATCGGTCAAAATCACAGGGAGGCAACGACATCAGCGGTGTGCAACCACTGCTGATGTTTTTTTAATTTAGGAAAGAGAAAGCTGATTTTTCATATACATAAGCGCATGTTTAAAGGTGAGAGAAGCAGATAGATTGTTAGATAGATATACGTATTAAAAAAAATAAATTATTCTTTGTGTTTTGTACTCAGCAACCTCTACTGTAAATAATCACCTGACCGTCAATCAGTTTGTAGCGGGCATCCAATACTTTACAAATCACTTCCAGCTTTTGAAACAGATTTTCATCCGTTAGGTTGATGGTCAGCGTACAGTCTTTCAGTACTTCTTCATCAAAGACCACTTCAATGCCGTACGACTTTTCAAGTGCCGCAAATACCTCCGTTGCCGGAGCTTCTTCAAACACAAAACGGGCTATTTCGGCAGGCGGCAGAAGCAGTACCGGGCTTTCTACCACTATTTTGCTGATGGTGGCTTTCATTCGGTGAAATACCGCCTGCTGATTGGGCGTGAGCACCACTCCTTTTGCTTCCGGGTCCTGTTGCGTATCGCGATGATCTGCATAGACCGACACCCGCCCCGACCTGACAGCCACCGTGACATTGGGGTCTTTTTGATAGGCTTTTACGTGAAAACTTGTGCCCAATACCCGCGTCACCAACCCGTTGGCAAACACCAAAAACGGCCGTTTGGGATTTTTCTGCACCTCAAAAAAAGCCCCTCCTTCCAAGTGTACTTCCCGTTTTGATTCTCCAAATTCAGCCGGGTACTTCAGACGACTGTTTTTTTCCAGCTTTACGATACTGCCATCCGACAATTGCAGGAGCATCGTTTTGTCGGCTTCATTGACGGCCTCAATCCATTCTACCGAAGCTACATTAACGGCCTCTGAATGAGCCGGCAGAGAAGAGCGACTCCACCACAGCCATCCCGCTCCCGCCAGCACTGCCAGTACAGCCGCGATAGAGAGCACACCGGTATACCAACGCCATTGTATATACTTTCTCGGCGTTGAATGTCCCTGTAAAGAGTCTTCAATTCGAGCCCAGATCAGGGGCACTGATTGGGCTACCTGCGGGGCAGGTGCAAGTTGGGATAATCCGAGGATGAGCCGACGCGCTTCTTCCAGTTGATAATAGCGCTCCGGGCATTCACGCAGAAAATCCCGCCAAAAAGCGTCACTATCGGCCGTTGGCGAACAGACCCATTCTTTAAAATAGTCATCAGCGGCAAAATCTTCGGCCGTAAAGTGATAATAGTCCATCCAGGTTAGTAAAAAGTAAAATTCAAAAAATAGTGCGGATACAGTTTTTTCTGTTTCAGAACATCTCGTTGAAACAAAAAATAGTTATGACTGAAAAAACACGTACCGCCTGACGCAGGGTTTTGAGAGCGGTGTAAATGAATTTGCACGCCGACTGATAATTGACCCCCATCATGTGCGCCACTTCTTCATTGCTGAAATGATGGGTAAAACGTAAGTCAATGGCCTGTTGCTGGCGCGGGCTTAAGCGACGATACCCCTGCCGAAGCTGCCGCAAAAGCTGCTCCTGACTTTCATCTTTGATGAGGCGGTTTTCGCAGGTATCTTCCTCACAGGCATCATCGATTCCTTCCACATTGACCGACTGATAAAACACATCACGCTGCTGCGCGCGGCTGAGTTTATTGCGTAGCGACCGAAACAGGTAAAATCGGATGGAGTCAGTGTCGCTCAGGTTGTTACGACTTTGCCACAATTCAATGAAAAGGTCATGAATACTATCCTCCACCAACTGAACATTTGTCGTAATTTTATACCCATAACTTACCAACTCTTTGGCGTAGAGCTCATAAATGCGCTTAAATGCACCATGATCGCCTTCACGAAAAGCATTCCAAAGGCCATTATTGGGGTGGTGTGCTGTCACAGAATAATAGTTATAAAACCGTAAATGTTGCTATTCATGGGTACAATGACCTTGTAATGACTAATGGAAGGAAGTGTTCTTTTTAATCCTATTTTTTCTAACTATTTTTTTATTTTTTTATTTCTTAGGGACGCTCAAATAGTAACTCCCCTTTCTTAAAATCATAACTTTTTGATTGCCAATACCTTTACATTTCAAATGTACCATTTTATATTTTTCGGTTTCCTTCCCTCTTTGCCTTATGAATAAACAGCCAATTTTCCTTTTCTGCATCCTGCGTTGACCTGTACCCGTTGAAAATACCGCGTTTTGTTTTATTTTTTATCGTATAATTGTAACTGCACCACCCACCAACTATTCAGTCATGACTCCCTACGAACAACTCGCCCAAAAAGATTTAAGACTATGGCAACGCCAAATGCTCAAAAAGCCTTCGGCGGTCAATCGACTGTCAAAATCGGCCCAAACGTGGTTCAATAACCTCATTCCCGAAAAGATCCACGAGGTGATCACGACTACCATCAAACAGATGACGCGGGGCGTATTGTTCGGCGCGGAGTTTATCACACCCCAACCCATTCCTGCCGATTCGCTCGAAGCCCGCGAAGCGGCCGTGCAGATGCGAATCAATTTCTATAAAACCGCCGGCGCGGCCGAAGGAGGCGTGGCCGGCGCCGGCGGCTTTTTGCTGGCCCTCGCCGATTTTCCGCTGTTGCTGAGCCTCAAGCTCAAGTTACTTTTCGACATTGCCGCGCAGTACGGCTACCCCATCGATGATTACCGCGAGCGCCTCTATATTCTGCACATTTTTCAACTGGCTTTTTCGAGTCAGGAACGCCGGAAAGAAGTGTATTTACAAATGGTCAACTGGGACGAAAAAAGCAGGCAGCTCCCCGAAGACATTCACGCGTTTGACTGGCGCATTTTCCAACAGGAATACCGCGACTACATCGACCTCGCCAAAATGGCCCAACTCATCCCGGGCATCGGTGCTGCCGTGGGCGTGGTGGTCAATTATCGGCTGATCAATAAATTGGGGAAAACGGCCATAAATGCCTACCGAATGCGGTGGGCAGAGGAACAGAAATTGCTTCAGGGAAGCTGAGAAATGATCGGCTTTTGCAGGCAGTACCCTCATTTAGGCACTTGGGCGTTTTTCAGGCATCCGATATCCTCCTTTAACTTCATACCCTCTTCGGCAGAAATCTTAAAATCATCGGTTTGGATACGAAAACTGCCGACGCGTTTGGTCAGAATGGACTTGAATTCATTTTCATTGATTCTAAACAAGGTGGTAGATTCAAAGAAATCGGTGATTTTAGAAGATTTTACCTCGATCATTTGCTGCCGTCTGACAATTTTGGTGCCATCGATAAATGCGATACTGAGTTCCACCAGCGCAGTATAGTAGGTGGGATGATAGACCTTTAAATGAATAAAATAGTTTGCGACGCCCTTTGATACCGCTTTCTCTACGTAAATCCGCTCGTCTCTTCCTTTTTCATCCTGCATGGGAGTAAAAAAACGATGTTCGCTGTTAAAACTGCTGTATTCATAGTGAATCGCTTTTTCGCAGTCTTTTTGTGAGAACGCCGGCACTGCCGAAAGCAGGGCAAAAAGAAGTACAAGATTTTTCATAACGTTATTTTGGGGCAAATTATCACAAGATTTACGCAAGGCAAAGGGCATTATGGAAATAGGCCGAATTTTTTTTATTTTGATGGTTCACTCTGACAATCCTACGTCTAAACGTCTATCCCGGCACAGAATTTTTTGAATCAACCATTCAATCAACAGCCCTATGAAACTCGACAAAAAAGAAGCAGCCACCGTTACCGATGCCATTCGTTTTTGGGAAGACACCCGCAAAATATCCCCTGAATTGGCCAATGAGTTGCGCAGCAGCTACGAAGTGCGCAATTCCAACGTCGACACCATTACCAGGTATGCCTTTATTTCGGCCGTTTCCTGCGGCCTGTTGGCCTTTGGGGCATTGGTCATTGATGAAAAATGGGTCGAATTATTGCGCAAAAAATGGGAATTTTCGGAAGCTACGGTAGGCATGGGATTCTCAGTGGTGGCGGGCGTTTTTATATACCTGGCTCGACGCCGAAAACGCAAATATCCCAATGCTGAAATCAGCAATGAATCCTACAACATCACCATCGCCCTCAGCGTAGCGGTGGCTATCGCGTATTGGACCCGCAGTTTGGGGCTTTTCAACGGCCATTACGCCCAACCGCTGCTGATCGCCACGGTTGTTTATGGCCTCATCGGCGGCTTTTTGGCTTCACAGCTTTTATGGATAGCCATGCTTTTATCGCTCGTGGGTTGGTGGGCGGTGCAGACCTATGAATGGACGGGAGGAGGTTTTCGGTTTGCAGGTATGAATTACCCGCTGAGCATGACCCTTTGGGGCTTGGTGATCTGGGCGTCGTCGTGGTTGGTGGAAAAGACCAAACCGCTGATGTCATTCGAGCGGGCTACGTATACCTTTGGCCTCGTGCTGTTTCTCTTTGCCGCCTGGATGCTTTCCATCTTTGGAAATTATGACGACCTGAGTCGCTGGTCGGCCATCAAACAGGGAACCCTTTGGTACTGGTCGGCGGGCTTTACGGTCGTATTGGCCGCGTTGACCGTGTATGCCTTTCGCAGCAAAAACGACACCCTGCGCGATAGTTGTCTGATATTTTTTCTGGCTAACATCTACACGCGGTACTTCGAGTATTTTTGGGACCGCACCAACAAAGGTATCTTCTTTGCTATTCTTGCACTTTCGTTCTGGTGGGTAGGGCGAAAAGCCGAACAGTGGCGCAATCAGGAGAAAACCGCGTAAAAATGAAAAAGCGTACCATAAGAGTTTTACCTCTTTCCGGTACGCCTTGCTATCTGATTTATCGGGAATACAAGCTTGATTATTCTTCGGTCAAACGAGTGGATGTTTGATGGTCTTTACTATCAGAGTGGTTGGTATTCGTATCTACCAATACACTCGTTACAGTAGTTTCATCCATGATTGGCAGGGAAGCCATCAGTTTTGAAGCGCTGAAACGAACGGTCGGCAACGCAGAGGTTTCATCCACGGTGGGTAATGAAGCCATCAGTTGGGTGGCATTAACACGTGATGCAGGAGCTTCGGTGTTTTCATCTACGGTGGGCAATGAGGCCATCAATGCGACAACATTTACCCGAGTGGTCGGTACTTCCACGGCCACATCCACCGTTGGCAGTGAAGCCAATAAGGATGGGATGTTGATGGAAGCGAAAGCAGGAGTGATTGTTTCAACATCCTGCGTGGGCAAAGTGGCCATCAAATGGGCAGCGACGAGCGACTGTTCTTTTTGAGGCTGAGCTTCTGCTATGGTACTTAATGCTAAAAGACTTAAGGCGGCGGTAGCGATGAACGATTTCATGATGTTAGTTTTTTTTAAATTGTTGGCTGTATTTTTTTGCTTTATGGCTGTTTGTTTGTCTTAATGACATGACAAAAGTGGCAGGTTTTTCTGAGCCGAAAAAGTGAAATGGGATGAAGCACATATTTTACAGGGTGAAGTGGCATAAATTAAGGTTAAACGGAATTATATTCCGCAAGCAGTTTTTATCCTCCTTGTAAAAGGCAAAAATTAGACTATTATAGAACAAAATAGAGTCAATTTCAGAATATTATTTGGATTAAAATTGTACAACAATACAAAATAAGGGGTAGTCCCTGCCATACCTCCGGGGGAACCTTTCCCCAAAAGGCCTTTTCAACTTATCCGAAAGCAAACGAGTCCCGCCTTTCAGAAAGCGGGACTCGTTTTTTAAAATAGTAAAATACCCCGGCGGCAGTAAGCTACCGTTTTTCAAGCGTTGACTTTTACTAATTTCAATACTCACTACTGATTACTCACTACCGCTTATATATCACAGATCTCTACCGCCTGTTTCAGCGAAGCGATGGCATCCGGACGTTTGGGGATGAACTCCTGCGCTACATATCCTTGAAATCCGGTATCGGCAATGGCTCTCATGATGGCCGGATAATTCAATTCCTGCGTATCGTCGATCTCGGCCCGGCCCGGTACACCGCCCGTGTGGTAATGCCCGAAGTATTGATGATCTCTTTTGATGGTGGCAATGATGTCACCTTCCATGATCTGCATGTGATATATATCGTACAGCAACTTAAAGCGCTCCGAGCCGACTCGTTTGCACAGCTCTACACCCCAGGCACTTTTATCCGCCTGATAGTCTTTGTGATTTACCCGGCTGTTGAGCAACTCCATGATGAGGGTAATTTTATGCTTCTCAGCCGATGCCATGAGGCGTTTCAGCCCGTTGGTGCAGTGCACCAATCCTTCTTCGTCAGAGATTCCTTTTCGATTTCCCGAAAAACATATAATAGTATTCAGGCCCGCTTCCGCCAATTTGGGAAAGATAGCTTCATAACTCGCCACCAGGTCGTTGTGATAAATAGGATTATTGAATCCTTTTTCGATGCCCATGCCGGCCCCGTTGGGCAGGGCGCAGGTCAAGCCATATTTTTGCACAACGGGCCATTCATTAGGACCCAACAGTTCAATGGACTGCAATCCAATGGCTTTCGCTTCGCGGGCAAGGTCTTCCAACGGTATCTTGCTGTAACACCATCGACAAACCGATTGCTTGATTCTGCCTTTCAGGGCAGGACCAAGGGCATTGTCTGAGGCCGCAAAAGCTTCCGTCAGTGTTAAAGGAGCCGTCAAAAGGGCGGCACTTCCTGCTATATTTTTTAGGGCCGAACGGCGCGATAAGGTTGTTGCCATAGTGATCATTATTTGTTTAGTTGCCGAGGCATTCGATGACACTCAAAAGTACGTTTAAGTGGGTTGTTACCCTCTGCATTCTTCAGAAATCATAAAATAAAAAACCTCGGCAAATCTCACCGAGGTTTTTTCAATACTAACCAATTGTAAAGTACTTTCGCACAAGATAAAGTTATTGAAATTCTGACATATTTTTCAATTATGTTCTTTTATCTCAGAAAACTATGTACTTTATGAAATGACTTTTTTCGTCGAAAGACAAACCGCTGCCTTTTAAACATGAAAAGTCTAAAATTATTTGTGTTGTACGCCTCCTCCAACCTCTTTATAACTCCAATCGTTGTTTATCTTTTAGAAGTACTTCACGAAGCTTCTCGTAAGGAAGTTTCTGCGGTGACGTTTTACCTTCAATGGCCATGACCGCCGCTGTGGCCGCCGATTGCCCCAAAATCATAAAGACGGGTTCCATCCGAATCGAGCCAAACGCAATGTGCGAACTCGACACACACACGGGTACCAACAGATTATTGCACTCGCTTTCTTTGGGCAAAATCGACCCGTACGCAATGGAATAAGCACTTTTGGGATGTACGCCGATATCGCCTTCATTTTGCACAAAGCCGTCACTTTTGACGTACCGCTGTGCATTGTGGGCATCCAGCGCGTACGAACCCATGCCAATGGGGTTCGGCACCTTGGTTTGGGCCAAGGCGTCGGATTCTTTCATCACAAATTCACCGATCATGCGCCGTGCTTCGCGGATGTAGAGTTGATGCGGCCAGTGGCCGTTGTCGGTAAATTCATCTTTGGGCAGTCCCCATTGCTTCATTTTATCCTGCACATCGGCCGGAACGCGCGGGTCGTTTTGCAAAAAATACATCAGACCTTTTTGGTACAACTCGTGGTCTTTGATAATTTCTTTCCTACGCTCATAGCTCGCCTCAGGGTAATCGTAATTCTTACCTATATAATCGGTACTGAACGGTCCGTGGTTGTTGGTGTCGGTTTTGCGGTTGGGAATAGGGTCAAACTTATCGTAGGTTTCACGCCAGCCCGTTTTGAACACGCGCACGTACAATTCGTATCGGGCGGGGTCGTAGCCTTCGGGCTTGGGAAAAGGAATGCGGTTGTCGGGGTGATTGCTCAGGCACATTCTGAAACAATACGCCTGAATCTTACGGTCGCCCGTACCGTTTTCGGCGATGGGCTCCGCCGACACTTCGGGCAGCAGTCCGCTTTTAGGGTCTCCTTCAATGAGATAAGGACTGACATTGGCTTTGAAATAGTGACCGTGTTGGAACACGCCTGCCTGTACACCGTTCCATTTTTCGCCATACACGCTGTTGGCTTCGCGGCCCACGTGGTACTTTACCCCCGCCAGTGCCATCAGGTCACCTTC
Above is a window of Runella slithyformis DSM 19594 DNA encoding:
- a CDS encoding RNA polymerase sigma factor, which translates into the protein MTAHHPNNGLWNAFREGDHGAFKRIYELYAKELVSYGYKITTNVQLVEDSIHDLFIELWQSRNNLSDTDSIRFYLFRSLRNKLSRAQQRDVFYQSVNVEGIDDACEEDTCENRLIKDESQEQLLRQLRQGYRRLSPRQQQAIDLRFTHHFSNEEVAHMMGVNYQSACKFIYTALKTLRQAVRVFSVITIFCFNEMF
- a CDS encoding FecR family protein produces the protein MDYYHFTAEDFAADDYFKEWVCSPTADSDAFWRDFLRECPERYYQLEEARRLILGLSQLAPAPQVAQSVPLIWARIEDSLQGHSTPRKYIQWRWYTGVLSIAAVLAVLAGAGWLWWSRSSLPAHSEAVNVASVEWIEAVNEADKTMLLQLSDGSIVKLEKNSRLKYPAEFGESKREVHLEGGAFFEVQKNPKRPFLVFANGLVTRVLGTSFHVKAYQKDPNVTVAVRSGRVSVYADHRDTQQDPEAKGVVLTPNQQAVFHRMKATISKIVVESPVLLLPPAEIARFVFEEAPATEVFAALEKSYGIEVVFDEEVLKDCTLTINLTDENLFQKLEVICKVLDARYKLIDGQVIIYSRGC
- a CDS encoding FAD-dependent oxidoreductase, coding for MNIFQRIVKPFGALRKTTVLGSLWAIIVIFPGNISRIEPFAQTNPTAVRKADVIIYGGTCAAVIAAVQVKKMGKTVLIVSPDKHLGGLSSGGLGFTDTGNKEVIGGLSREFYQRLYTHYQKEESWKWQKKAEYGNKGQGTPAIDGTNRTMWIFEPHAAEQVFEDFVKEYNLTVYRDEWLDRSAKGITKKSGGIASFKTLSGNVYQGKMFIDATYEGDLMALAGVKYHVGREANSVYGEKWNGVQAGVFQHGHYFKANVSPYLIEGDPKSGLLPEVSAEPIAENGTGDRKIQAYCFRMCLSNHPDNRIPFPKPEGYDPARYELYVRVFKTGWRETYDKFDPIPNRKTDTNNHGPFSTDYIGKNYDYPEASYERRKEIIKDHELYQKGLMYFLQNDPRVPADVQDKMKQWGLPKDEFTDNGHWPHQLYIREARRMIGEFVMKESDALAQTKVPNPIGMGSYALDAHNAQRYVKSDGFVQNEGDIGVHPKSAYSIAYGSILPKESECNNLLVPVCVSSSHIAFGSIRMEPVFMILGQSAATAAVMAIEGKTSPQKLPYEKLREVLLKDKQRLEL
- a CDS encoding hydroxypyruvate isomerase family protein, with the protein product MATTLSRRSALKNIAGSAALLTAPLTLTEAFAASDNALGPALKGRIKQSVCRWCYSKIPLEDLAREAKAIGLQSIELLGPNEWPVVQKYGLTCALPNGAGMGIEKGFNNPIYHNDLVASYEAIFPKLAEAGLNTIICFSGNRKGISDEEGLVHCTNGLKRLMASAEKHKITLIMELLNSRVNHKDYQADKSAWGVELCKRVGSERFKLLYDIYHMQIMEGDIIATIKRDHQYFGHYHTGGVPGRAEIDDTQELNYPAIMRAIADTGFQGYVAQEFIPKRPDAIASLKQAVEICDI
- a CDS encoding EcsC family protein, coding for MTPYEQLAQKDLRLWQRQMLKKPSAVNRLSKSAQTWFNNLIPEKIHEVITTTIKQMTRGVLFGAEFITPQPIPADSLEAREAAVQMRINFYKTAGAAEGGVAGAGGFLLALADFPLLLSLKLKLLFDIAAQYGYPIDDYRERLYILHIFQLAFSSQERRKEVYLQMVNWDEKSRQLPEDIHAFDWRIFQQEYRDYIDLAKMAQLIPGIGAAVGVVVNYRLINKLGKTAINAYRMRWAEEQKLLQGS